The Chiloscyllium plagiosum isolate BGI_BamShark_2017 chromosome 20, ASM401019v2, whole genome shotgun sequence genome has a window encoding:
- the LOC122559975 gene encoding androgen-induced gene 1 protein-like isoform X3, which yields MQQLSLRMSALQDWLFSALAFPIGFFVVVSFWILYAYDRELVYPEILDTIIPTWLNHAMHTVVLLLLMLELIVVQHHWPSHKGCLTVLITFCSSYLVWVLWIRHRSAIWVYPILEVLSPFGLGMFLTAAVLVTISLYVVGEKLHYWRWGLPDQCGKESWYFDRDQAQECRLNSASVAARNVESMRKSK from the exons ATGCAGCAATTGTCATTGAGGATGAGTGCTCTCCAGGACTGGCTGTTCTCAGCTCTTGCCTTCCCCATTGGCTTT TTTGTCGTCGTGAGTTTCTGGATTCTTTATGCCTATGACCGGGAACTTGTTTACCCAGAGATTTTGGACACGATCATCCCGACCTGGCTGAATCATGCCATG CACACGGTGGTCTTGTTGCTGCTCATGTTGGAGCTGATTGTGGTTCAACATCACTGGCCCAGCCACAAAGGATGCCTGACTGTGCTTATCACTTTCTGCAGTTCCTATTTGGTCTG gGTACTTTGGATTCGCCACAGGTCAGCTATCTGGGTCTACCCCATTCTGGAGGTACTCAGTCCCTTTGGGCTGGGTATGTTCCTGACAGCAGCTGTCCTTGTAACTATCTCTTTGTATGTTGTTGGTGAGAAACTGCATTACTGGAGATGGG GTCTCCCGGATCAGTGTGGGAAAGAATCTTGGTACTTTGATCGAGATCAGGCACAGGAGTGCAGGTTGAACTCTGCCAGCGTGGCTGCAA GAAATGTGGAATCCATGAGAAAATCAAAGTGA
- the LOC122559975 gene encoding uncharacterized protein LOC122559975 isoform X1 has translation MQQLSLRMSALQDWLFSALAFPIGFFVVVSFWILYAYDRELVYPEILDTIIPTWLNHAMHTVVLLLLMLELIVVQHHWPSHKGCLTVLITFCSSYLVWVLWIRHRSAIWVYPILEVLSPFGLGMFLTAAVLVTISLYVVGEKLHYWRWGLPDQCGKESWYFDRDQAQECRLNSASVAASEKCSNPDILDSASPSTTATVSQSFGTLTPFSDPFQQKLLDLHKDGFEHLAGKLDQMIDLMGTIAQSLSALALIQSEPAVPVIRCPSPATVSHRAKPSTPEQSESATDPPGEPELDTNTQKEIDNPKPIRLPLKSQLPSLRRIVKSTSSASSGVHTASSVEMRQAEQGSPSLIPNL, from the exons ATGCAGCAATTGTCATTGAGGATGAGTGCTCTCCAGGACTGGCTGTTCTCAGCTCTTGCCTTCCCCATTGGCTTT TTTGTCGTCGTGAGTTTCTGGATTCTTTATGCCTATGACCGGGAACTTGTTTACCCAGAGATTTTGGACACGATCATCCCGACCTGGCTGAATCATGCCATG CACACGGTGGTCTTGTTGCTGCTCATGTTGGAGCTGATTGTGGTTCAACATCACTGGCCCAGCCACAAAGGATGCCTGACTGTGCTTATCACTTTCTGCAGTTCCTATTTGGTCTG gGTACTTTGGATTCGCCACAGGTCAGCTATCTGGGTCTACCCCATTCTGGAGGTACTCAGTCCCTTTGGGCTGGGTATGTTCCTGACAGCAGCTGTCCTTGTAACTATCTCTTTGTATGTTGTTGGTGAGAAACTGCATTACTGGAGATGGG GTCTCCCGGATCAGTGTGGGAAAGAATCTTGGTACTTTGATCGAGATCAGGCACAGGAGTGCAGGTTGAACTCTGCCAGCGTGGCTGCAAGTGAGAAATGCAGCAATCCTGACATTCTTGACTCTGCATCTCCATCCACCACAGCAACTGTCTCCCAGTCCTTTGGGACTCTCACCCCATTCTCAGACCCTTTCCAGCAGAAGCTTCTAGATCTTCATAAAGATGGGTTTGAACATTTGGCAGGAAAGTTGGACCAGATGATTGACCTGATGGGAACTATTGCCCAGAGTTTGAGTGCACTGGCCCTCATCCAGTCTGAGCCAGCTGTTCCTGTGATTCGCTGTCCGTCTCCTGCTACAGTTAGTCACAGAGCAAAACCATCTACCCCTGAACAGAGTGAGTCAGCCACTGACCCCCCTGGGGAACCTGAGCTGGACACCAACACTCAAAAAGAGATTGACAATCCAAAACCTATTCGCCTCCCCTTAAAAAGTCAGCTGCCCAGTCTCCGAAGGATAGTGAAATCTACCTCCTCAGCGAGTTCAGGAGTACATACAGCATCAAGTGTGGAAATGAGGCAGGCAGAACAGGGGTCTCCCAGCTTGATTCCCAACCTATAA
- the LOC122559975 gene encoding androgen-induced gene 1 protein-like isoform X2, whose translation MQQLSLRMSALQDWLFSALAFPIGFFVVVSFWILYAYDRELVYPEILDTIIPTWLNHAMHTVVLLLLMLELIVVQHHWPSHKGCLTVLITFCSSYLVWVLWIRHRSAIWVYPILEVLSPFGLGMFLTAAVLVTISLYVVGEKLHYWRWGLPDQCGKESWYFDRDQAQECRLNSASVAATDISDWEVLRLHSEMEF comes from the exons ATGCAGCAATTGTCATTGAGGATGAGTGCTCTCCAGGACTGGCTGTTCTCAGCTCTTGCCTTCCCCATTGGCTTT TTTGTCGTCGTGAGTTTCTGGATTCTTTATGCCTATGACCGGGAACTTGTTTACCCAGAGATTTTGGACACGATCATCCCGACCTGGCTGAATCATGCCATG CACACGGTGGTCTTGTTGCTGCTCATGTTGGAGCTGATTGTGGTTCAACATCACTGGCCCAGCCACAAAGGATGCCTGACTGTGCTTATCACTTTCTGCAGTTCCTATTTGGTCTG gGTACTTTGGATTCGCCACAGGTCAGCTATCTGGGTCTACCCCATTCTGGAGGTACTCAGTCCCTTTGGGCTGGGTATGTTCCTGACAGCAGCTGTCCTTGTAACTATCTCTTTGTATGTTGTTGGTGAGAAACTGCATTACTGGAGATGGG GTCTCCCGGATCAGTGTGGGAAAGAATCTTGGTACTTTGATCGAGATCAGGCACAGGAGTGCAGGTTGAACTCTGCCAGCGTGGCTGCAA CTGACATCTCAGACTGGGAGGTACTCAGACTGCACAGTGAGATGGAATTCTGA